The following is a genomic window from Serratia ficaria.
TGCTGGGCCGGTTTCAGAATGCCGGTGGCCAGCACGTTTCTCTCGATGTCGCCGCGATCGATGCGCGCCACGGCAGGCGCCGCGACCGCCGCCGGCCGGTTCAGCAACGCCGCCCCCCCGGCAATCGCCGCCAAAATGGCGAGTGCCGGCAGCAGCAGCCTGGCCGTTTTTTTTCCCGGCATGTCACGCCACCGTCGCATCAGGCTTCCCCCCTGCCGCGGCAAGGGCCAGGGTTTTCAGGCGGCCATCCGCCATGTGCAGGGCGCGGTCAAACAGCGGCAACAGACGCTGATTGTGGGTCACGGCGATCAGCGTCTTGCGCCGTTCCCGGCAGTGGGCCAGCAGCGTCGCCACCACCCGACCGGCTGTCTGCTCGTCCAGATTGGCCGTAGGTTCGTCCAGCACCAGCACCGGGCTGTTGCTGTACATCGCGCGCGCCAGCAACAGCCGCTGCCGTTGCCCCAACGACAGGCCGGCGTGGCTTTCGCGCACCGGCGCATTCACCCCGCCGGGCAGCTTGGCCACCGCCTCGGCCAAATCCAGACCGAGCAGGATCCTTTCCACCTGCGCCACCTGCCCCGGCGCCGGGGGAGCAAACAGCGTAATGTTCTGCAGCACCGAGGCGTTGAACAAGATGTCTTCCTGACTCTGCAGGAAAAATAGCCGCTGCGCCGCTGCGCCCTCAATCGGCCGGCCATCCCGCTCCAGCGCCCCCCGCTGGGGCGTCAACAGACAGGCGATCACCTTTAGCAGCGTGCTCTTGCCGGCGCCGGAGCCGCCGGTAATGGCGAGACACTCCCCGCGCGCCAGCGTCAGCGACATATCGCGCAGCACCGGCAGGCCGGCATCATAGGCAAACGTCACCGCGCGGTAATCCAGCCGGGTGGCGAAACCGCTCACCCGCGGGGCGCCGGGCGAGCCGCCGACGGGAACGGCGGGAAACAGATCGCGAGCGCGTTCATCGATTACATGCAGTTGGTTCTTATGCAAAATGGCGAAAAAAATCTTGCTGGTGTTGGCGGCGAAAATTTCGCGCAGGAAACTGTAAGCGAAGAACGCCCCCAGGCTAAGCGCGCCGCTTTTCAGCAACGGCAACGCCAGCAACATGAAAAGCACCATTTCCAGGCTGCCGATCAGCTGGTAAACGCTGCCTTTCACCTGTTCATAGACTTTTTGCTGCTGCAAACAGGTGAACAGCGCAAGGGCCTGAGCGGCAAACCCCGCCTGCCGCTGGCTGGCCAGCCCGGCGGATTTTATGGTCGAAAACCCCTGAATGGTTTCCAGGATAAAGTCGTTTTGCGCGGCGCCCTTCACCTGCAGCTGCTGGGTAAAGTAACGGTCGCGGTAAATGGCCCACAGGCTGACCGCCCCCATGAACAGCATGCCGATCACCGGCACCAGCGCCAATATCGGGCTCAGGCAACACATCGCCACCAGCGCGATCGCGCCGATAATCCAGTCGGTACGCAGGCCATTATCCAGCTCTATCTTTTGTGCGGCGGCCATTTGCCAGCTGGTAAAGCGGCTGAAGATCTCGCCGGGCGCGCGTTTATTAAAGAAATTCAGCGAATTATCCAGCAGCCGGGCAAAGCCGGCGGCGCTGTGCAGCAGCACGAAACGCTTGATGAAACGTTCGGTAATCGTGCGGG
Proteins encoded in this region:
- a CDS encoding ATP-binding cassette domain-containing protein, coding for MGNIIPTPVFQSEINECGLACVAMLAETQGIATSLLALRDRYPASQHGTSLATLCEILTELAVPAYPVAFEHQDLAALPLPAILHYGAGHYVLLAYRKGDHVCVMNPALGQQLLPIGALKAEISGYALVLDRDSAPAANSAARAERAGRGRRFAGLSMKDTAAIAGVYRLAAMTFVISLTLFIMPLMVGNAINQVFSTAGEVDFPYFYYLLAFVISTALALVARTITERFIKRFVLLHSAAGFARLLDNSLNFFNKRAPGEIFSRFTSWQMAAAQKIELDNGLRTDWIIGAIALVAMCCLSPILALVPVIGMLFMGAVSLWAIYRDRYFTQQLQVKGAAQNDFILETIQGFSTIKSAGLASQRQAGFAAQALALFTCLQQQKVYEQVKGSVYQLIGSLEMVLFMLLALPLLKSGALSLGAFFAYSFLREIFAANTSKIFFAILHKNQLHVIDERARDLFPAVPVGGSPGAPRVSGFATRLDYRAVTFAYDAGLPVLRDMSLTLARGECLAITGGSGAGKSTLLKVIACLLTPQRGALERDGRPIEGAAAQRLFFLQSQEDILFNASVLQNITLFAPPAPGQVAQVERILLGLDLAEAVAKLPGGVNAPVRESHAGLSLGQRQRLLLARAMYSNSPVLVLDEPTANLDEQTAGRVVATLLAHCRERRKTLIAVTHNQRLLPLFDRALHMADGRLKTLALAAAGGKPDATVA